In Colletotrichum lupini chromosome 6, complete sequence, a single window of DNA contains:
- a CDS encoding fungal specific transcription factor domain-containing protein: protein MKFTAVLLSASALFLGSANAWWCTDYGKQANHLSCKALYPERNTFCCSAAEGGDRHTWRGDCMLAEDTPCGEGGFEGCRYVIGLSVLGWSDRRNAGSPASRCVVNRRHTNPSPRGLHLHANRMLKLKFVNTTNIPVQKREGESPPPHGVHWRKRGHPSGPATSAEDGSPDDVAVTPIDPSLHHRPTIETDSGSGGEIVGGDDGDDGDAGDDDQTADSNHVAYSEPPAQNSTFPVEQPRSRSSHAHPRRGLIRLNNNNAGTPAHGRVPSVGTAVVPIESPAVQATDSTTHISTPEDKAQPTDPNSNHNDDRFVGDLNPEGAFLADSPATSRGHAESNAVGVWYSRRNNGDSLTPELASAVSIDYEAHQFLAVLPEKEYYEHLEKIYIRDVHRILPVMNLDILRAPTSTISQVLCRQAICLAAGSNPSARPYLTLGQGSSAVLSYSEFALRLSSAIRKALTLGLIKDRVQAVAIMVILSLYTHFSSDRHLSAELAAQAVSNAPTVGLHLQNPPARSEDPAYLTRLFCCVWAMDQLNAAFHGRPVMIHERDLGRDMVECIREQDHCFRLFLEIVVLLGCIIDLYRPAAKNTGCVVMEDFPSFDSLVEKSKALGVESRLLASMELLYHGIGILSCRIPVGSTRSEHLSLALNRQALSAMKITTIIEDFGNTVSHMTFVPYAVSLSLRVAYREIRSSKVPMLTARSRRQLQSTCKTLRGMSSMFRCAQVMVDLAEQVIQEIDQVCTNAMNEQNGSGSTNAPNTPRQDQTVSHDAPAVGISNVDDGNCPPNSDTMPVFDPSLFEGPAGFDVFEFFDPGDLNAIDAILGGDAPPGIGPMGSFI, encoded by the exons ATGAAGTTCACCGCCGTTCTCCTTTCCGCCAGTGCCCTGTTCTTGGGCTCGGCTAATGCCTGGTGGTGTACCGACTATGGAAAACAGGCTAATCATCTGAGCTGCAAAGCGCTTTACCCG gagcGAAATACCTTTTGCTGCAGTGCAGCAGAAGGAGGAGACCGACACACTTGGAGAGGAGACTGCATGTTAGCGGAGGATACCCCTTGTGGCGAAGGTGGTTTCGAGGGCTGC CGGTACGTCATCGGCCTTTCCGTTTTGGGCTGGTCCGATCGCCGTAATGCCGGCAGCCCCGCCAGTCGATGTGTTGTGAACCGCCGCCACACAAACCCAAGCCCGCGAGGTCTTCATCTTCACGCCAACAGAATGCTCAAGCTTAAGTTTGTCAACACCACGAACATTCCCGTTCAAAAGC GCGAAGGGGAGTCTCCGCCTCCGCACGGCGTTCACTGGAGGAAACGGGGCCATCCATCAGGACCGGCCACTTCCGCCGAGGATGGTTCGCCGGATGATGTGGCCGTAACGCCAATAGATCCGTCTCTTCATCATAGGCCAACTATAGAGACGGACAGTGGTTCGGGTGGAGAGATCGTTGGCGGCGATGATGGCGATGATGGCGATGCCGGCGATGATGATCAGACAGCCGACTCGAATCATGTTGCATACTCGGAGCCTCCTGCCCAGAACTCGACGTTTCCAGTTGAGCAGCCTCGGAGTCGTTCCAGTCACGCACATCCTCGGAGAGGACTCATACGACTCAACAATAACAACGCGGGAACTCCTGCTCATGGCCGAGTACCTTCGGTCGGGACAGCAGTGGTTCCCATTGAGAGCCCAGCAGTTCAAGCGACAGACTCAACGACTCATATCTCAACTCCTGAAGACAAGGCCCAACCAACAGATCCCAACTCGAACCACAATGACGACAGGTTTGTAGGTGACTTGAATCCAGAGGGTGCATTCCTAGCCGATAGTCCAGCAACCAGTCGTGGTCATGCCGAATCCAACGCCGTCGGCGTGTGGTATTCTCGTAGAAACAACGGTGATAGCCTCACACCAGAACTTGCATCGGCAGTCTCGATAGACTATGAAGCACACCAATTTCTCGCTGTGTTGCCGGAAAAGGAGTATTATGAACACCTCGAAAAGATCTACATTCGAGATGTTCACCGGATTCTACCCGTCATGAACCTCGACATACTCCGGGCGCCAACATCAACAATATCCCAGGTTCTCTGCAGACAAGCCATATGCCTAGCTGCCGGCTCAAATCCGAGCGCCAGACCCTACTTGACACTCGGGCAAGGCTCGTCGGCCGTCTTGAGCTACTCAGAATTCGCCCTCCGCCTTTCCTCTGCCATCCGGAAAGCACTCACCCTCGGCCTTATCAAGGACCGAGTCCAAGCCGTCGCCATAATGGTGATTCTCTCCCTGTACACTCACTTCTCGTCAGACCGCCATCTGTCTGCCGAGCTAGCGGCACAGGCCGTAAGTAATGCCCCAACTGTGGGACTTCACCTCCAGAATCCGCCGGCCAGGTCGGAGGATCCGGCCTATTTGACCCGGCTTTTCTGTTGTGTTTGGGCCATGGACCAGCTCAACGCCGCTTTCCATGGGCGGCCGGTGATGATACACGAAAGAGATCTGGGGCGCGACATGGTGGAGTGTATTCGAGAGCAAGATCACTGCTTCCGGCTGTTTCTCGAGATTGTGGTCTTGCTCGGGTGCATCATCGACCTGTATCGCCCGGCAGCAAAGAACACAGGCTGCGTTGTCATGGAGGATTTCCCAAGCTTTGATAGCCTCGTCGAAAAGTCAAAGGCTCTCGGTGTTGAATCTCGTTTGTTGG CTTCCATGGAACTTCTTTATCATGGCATTGGCATACTATCATGCCGGATTCCCGTTGGTTCAACAAGATCTGAGCACCTTTCGCTGGCACTCAACCGACAAGCTCTCTCCGCTATGAAGATCACAACCATCATTGAGGACTTCGGCAACACGGTATCGCACATGACTTTCGTACCATACGCCGTATCTCTATCCCTGCGGGTCGCATATCGAGAAATACGATCATCCAAAGTGCCAATGTTGACAGCGAGATCGCGACGACAGCTCCAGTCAACCTGCAAGACACTACGTGGAATGAGCAGCATGTTCAGGTGTGCCCAGGTCATGGTCGATTTAGCGGAACAAGTGATCCAAGAGATAGACCAAGTCTGCACCAACGCCATGAATGAGCAAAACGGGTCCGGCTCAACAAATGCGCCAAATACTCCTCGGCAGGACCAAACAGTATCACATGACGCGCCTGCTGTAGGCATCAGCAATGTTGATGACGGAAACTGCCCGCCAAATAGTGATACTATGCCCGTCTTTGACCCTTCCCTCTTCGAGGGGCCCGCAGGTTTTGATGTTTTTGAATTCTTTGACCCCGGCGATCTCAACGCCATCGATGCGATCTTGGGAGGCGATGCTCCGCCAGGCATTGGGCCAATGGGCTCCTTTATTTAA